A window of the Lactuca sativa cultivar Salinas chromosome 5, Lsat_Salinas_v11, whole genome shotgun sequence genome harbors these coding sequences:
- the LOC111880577 gene encoding uncharacterized protein LOC111880577, with protein sequence MGKPKKELLASAPWRAGGDDERDKFKDAKLKVTAQPGSTPTMHVPGKRKPKDVAADEDDSLEIDPELRYSFQRNFQFLQRVFSIDTLVKPLPYSMQYNVSRNLSFFTRIFTQFYDPQGIANAQKALGIGQEDKVRNVR encoded by the exons atggggAAGCCAAAGAAAGAATTGTTAGCATCGGCGCCATGGCGCGCCGGAGGAGACGATGAACGAGATAAATTCAAAGACGCGAAGCTCAAAGTCACCGCCCAGCCAGGAAGCACCCCTACTATGCACGTTCCAGGCAAGAGGAAGCCCAAAGATGTTGCTGCCGATGAAGACGATTCTCTCGAAATCGACCCTGAACTCCGTTACAGCTTCCAACGCAATTTTCAG TTCTTGCAACGGGTCTTCAGCATTGATACTCTTGTGAAACCACTACCTTATTCAATGCAATACAATGTTTCTCGCAACTTGAGCTTCTTCACACGCATCTTCACACAGTTCTATG ATCCTCAAGGTATTGCAAATGCTCAGAAGGCTCTTGGAATAGGACAAGAAGACAAAGTCCGCAATGTCCGTTGA
- the LOC111880579 gene encoding putative methyltransferase At1g22800, mitochondrial, which yields MSRLNGNLLLRSFLRRRRTFCTAENIDTNLQSSKVQIFDRHLKRKQRDRAAWLINRKDSLVNTVADNLLDRLEDVKKTFPTTLCLGGSLEAIRRSVHGRGGIEKLIMMDSSHDMVKLCKDSEKDLSSDNIETSFLVGDEEFLPIQASSVDLVISCLGLHWTNDLPGAMIQSRLALKPDGLFLAAIFGGETLKELRIACTIAHMEREGGVSPRISPLAQVRDAGNLLTRAGFTLPGVDVDEYQVRYNSALELIEHLRAMGETNALVNRIKLLKRETAVATAAVYESMFAAEDGTIPATFQVIYMTGWKEHESQQKAKRRGSATVSFKDIQKEFGHTNN from the exons atgagcagacTGAATGGAAACCTACTACTACGCAGTTTtctgagaagaagaagaacattTTGCACAGCGGAGAATATTGACACTAATCTTCAGAGTTCTAAAGTCCAAATCTTCGATCGCCACCTCAAACGCAAACAA CGTGATCGAGCTGCATGGCTGATAAACAGgaaagattctcttgtcaatactGTGGCTGATAATCTTCTGGATCGGTTGGAG GATGTGAAGAAGACATTTCCTACAACATTATGTTTGGGAGGTTCTTTGGAAGCAATTAGGCGTTCTGTACATGGACGTG GTGGCATAGAGAAGCTAATTATGATGGATTCATCACATGACATGGTGAAATTATGTAAAGATTCAGAAAAAGATTTGTCTAGTGATAACATTGAAACTTCATTTTTGGTAGGCGATGAAGAATTTTTACCTATACAAGCAAG CTCTGTTGATTTAGTGATAAGTTGTTTGGGCCTCCACTGGACAAACGATCTTCCTGGTGCAATGATACAG AGTAGGTTGGCATTGAAACCTGATGGCTTGTTTTTAGCAGCTATTTTTGGTGGAGAAACACTAAA agaGCTGAGAATCGCATGCACTATAGCACACATGGAGCGTGAAGGTGGTGTGAGTCCAAGAATATCACCATTAGCACAA GTACGAGATGCAGGCAATCTGTTGACTAGAGCAGGATTCACTCTTCCAGGAGTTGATGTTGATGAATACCAGGTTAGATATAATAGTG CACTGGAGCTAATAGAACATTTGCGCGCAATGGGTGAAACTAATGCTCTTGTAAATAGAATCAAA TTGTTGAAGAGGGAGACAGCTGTGGCCACAGCAGCTGTTTATGAGTCCATGTTTGCAGCAGAAGATGGAACTATCCCTGCAACTTTCCAG GTGATATACATGACTGGGTGGAAGGAACATGAGTCTCAGCAGAAGGCCAAGCGCAGGGGATCTGCTACTGTATCTTTCAAGGACATACAGAAGGAATTTGGACATACAAATAACTAA